One Thermosphaera aggregans DNA segment encodes these proteins:
- a CDS encoding HAD family hydrolase, whose product MSILLRRLTGLRGNIIEKYCSVSFDVWGTLIDLNYMLRRIAYVAAEKKRENVNLYTSKVLEAYEKSKMLRRRNPEITPNQLLEKSKEIMAEKLEMNIGAVDNIIGEAFRTAEVDKAVYQDVIPTLDGLGRLGLKIGVTGNVLFWPSRLTISLLEKVGLSKYFSIYVFSDEIGYSKPDREAFLKYAETAECEPERVIHVGDNVVEDVGGALSAGFYAVLIQRGLNDSIVVKALRSAVINDMRELLRVIEQF is encoded by the coding sequence AGGGGCAACATAATTGAGAAATACTGCAGTGTATCGTTCGATGTTTGGGGGACTCTCATAGACCTTAACTACATGTTGAGGAGAATAGCTTATGTCGCTGCGGAGAAAAAGAGAGAGAATGTGAACCTTTACACTTCCAAAGTGTTAGAGGCTTATGAAAAGTCTAAGATGTTGAGGAGGAGAAACCCTGAGATAACTCCAAACCAGCTTTTGGAGAAGTCAAAGGAGATAATGGCTGAAAAATTAGAGATGAACATAGGGGCGGTTGACAATATAATCGGGGAAGCCTTCAGGACAGCGGAAGTAGACAAGGCGGTTTATCAAGACGTGATTCCAACTCTTGACGGACTGGGTCGATTAGGCTTGAAAATAGGTGTTACAGGTAACGTTCTCTTCTGGCCGAGTAGGCTAACCATCTCGCTTCTTGAAAAAGTTGGTTTATCTAAATACTTCTCCATCTATGTTTTCTCGGACGAAATCGGGTATTCTAAACCCGATAGAGAAGCTTTTTTAAAATACGCAGAAACCGCGGAGTGCGAGCCCGAGAGGGTAATCCACGTGGGAGACAATGTCGTCGAGGATGTGGGTGGCGCTCTTTCCGCCGGATTCTATGCTGTGTTAATTCAACGAGGTCTTAACGATTCAATAGTTGTCAAGGCTTTGCGGTCTGCGGTAATAAACGATATGCGGGAGCTGTTAAGAGTGATTGAACAGTTTTAA
- a CDS encoding MATE family efflux transporter: MNSFKAVYMESLGKFRDNILNGPIGRTLLWLGLPLMLVQLVNISYNLVDSFWLSRYSEIALAVPRQVWPTFMFLNAVIHGLMTANLAIISQLVGGRRYEEAHKTVSQFVTVSLSLNAVLAIAYFYLRPFIFRYIVQTPPALYDDVLGYSGIIAIDIVFSALTLTYSTILQSIGDTRTPAYVNLVAAIANFILDPPFIIGLRISGAYIIPPMGAVGAAMATVLARSAGLVALMVFLNKKYPYLTPKLTRRLEKEWVLMSFKIGVPVTLMMASNSLAFMFQNALINQYGEYAATAAAIGFLLMDLADAFLWGFTSSVAVMIGQALGANLIERARKIARLASLYIAVSTGIASMIVFIFRGFFINIFTSNAAVYAEAERFVSLFLPSLPFFTLFFIGMSVGRGSGKTFIPTVVGVVRLWGVRLAFGYFLSNQLGWGTVGIWLAMALSNYFSGLAMYGWVHRGSWAVPLFRHQEKIMLHGMGNKPLNR; this comes from the coding sequence TTGAACAGTTTTAAGGCGGTTTATATGGAGTCCCTCGGGAAGTTTAGAGACAATATTTTAAACGGCCCGATCGGTAGGACGCTACTGTGGCTCGGCCTCCCGCTGATGCTGGTTCAATTAGTTAATATCTCGTACAACCTGGTTGATTCATTCTGGCTTAGCAGATACAGTGAGATAGCTCTGGCTGTTCCAAGACAAGTGTGGCCCACCTTCATGTTTCTCAATGCTGTTATACATGGATTGATGACCGCGAACCTCGCAATTATCAGTCAATTAGTAGGTGGGAGAAGATATGAGGAAGCCCACAAGACCGTTTCACAGTTCGTGACGGTCTCTTTATCGCTTAACGCGGTGCTTGCGATAGCTTACTTCTATCTTAGACCATTCATTTTCAGATACATCGTTCAAACGCCGCCTGCACTGTACGATGATGTTCTAGGGTATTCCGGAATCATCGCGATAGACATAGTGTTTTCGGCCCTAACGCTTACTTATTCAACGATTCTCCAGTCGATAGGTGACACGAGAACCCCGGCCTACGTAAACCTGGTCGCGGCAATAGCAAACTTCATCCTGGATCCGCCATTCATTATAGGCTTAAGAATCAGTGGGGCTTACATAATCCCTCCCATGGGTGCGGTTGGAGCAGCTATGGCCACGGTGTTGGCAAGATCTGCGGGATTGGTAGCCCTTATGGTGTTTCTGAATAAAAAATATCCTTATTTGACCCCTAAGCTGACAAGACGCTTAGAGAAAGAATGGGTGTTGATGAGTTTTAAAATAGGTGTACCAGTTACACTAATGATGGCTTCCAATTCTCTCGCCTTCATGTTTCAAAACGCGTTGATCAATCAATACGGTGAGTATGCTGCTACGGCTGCCGCTATAGGGTTTTTGCTGATGGATCTAGCCGACGCTTTTTTATGGGGGTTTACAAGTAGCGTGGCGGTGATGATTGGCCAGGCGTTGGGCGCCAATCTCATTGAGCGTGCTAGGAAAATAGCGAGGCTGGCCTCGCTGTACATTGCTGTTTCTACGGGCATTGCATCCATGATCGTGTTTATATTTAGGGGCTTTTTCATCAACATATTCACCAGTAATGCGGCAGTCTACGCTGAAGCAGAAAGATTTGTTTCATTATTTCTTCCAAGCCTCCCATTCTTCACCTTATTCTTCATAGGCATGTCGGTTGGAAGAGGCTCCGGCAAGACGTTTATCCCGACGGTAGTGGGCGTTGTAAGGCTGTGGGGGGTGAGATTGGCTTTCGGATACTTCCTGTCTAATCAGCTGGGATGGGGAACAGTGGGTATTTGGCTGGCTATGGCTTTAAGCAACTACTTCTCCGGCCTAGCCATGTACGGATGGGTTCACAGAGGCTCGTGGGCTGTCCCCTTATTTAGGCATCAAGAAAAAATAATGCTTCACGGAATGGGGAATAAACCCTTGAACAGGTGA
- a CDS encoding beta-ribofuranosylaminobenzene 5'-phosphate synthase family protein: MAEEITVSAPARLHFGMINPFRRDLRLYLGAGLAVNKPRVEVVVRKNKELSFRGPRSEEVGVKLRPLIEKYDLRKGEVEVRKTIPKHVGLGSTTQLLLSVAKGLLVANDIPFNIEEVSSVLNIGRVSGIGKYAFQYGGFIVDSGVKGKDSATLYMRLKFPEDWRFIIVIPEGRGLSDEEENRVFEAVETIPESLIHEASYHLFVELIPSIIEEDVEGFSEGLEKLQLVVGKMFSKYQGGVFSKHSEKVVDILKKLGVRGVGQSSWGPAVYGVIPPGGNPYEIRNLVSIMVSGDVLIVEPDNSGALLTITKQ, encoded by the coding sequence TTGGCTGAGGAAATAACTGTTTCGGCGCCTGCCCGTCTTCACTTTGGAATGATCAATCCTTTTAGAAGAGATCTCAGACTCTACCTGGGAGCTGGATTAGCCGTAAACAAACCCCGGGTTGAAGTTGTTGTTAGAAAGAATAAGGAATTATCCTTCAGAGGGCCCAGATCTGAGGAAGTAGGGGTGAAGCTAAGACCACTCATAGAAAAGTATGATTTGCGGAAGGGAGAAGTAGAAGTAAGGAAGACTATTCCGAAGCACGTTGGCTTGGGTTCGACAACGCAACTGCTCCTCTCGGTAGCCAAAGGTCTTCTCGTAGCCAATGATATTCCTTTCAACATTGAGGAAGTCTCATCCGTTTTAAACATTGGGAGGGTTTCCGGCATAGGGAAATACGCATTCCAGTATGGAGGGTTTATCGTTGACTCCGGCGTGAAAGGGAAGGACTCTGCAACGCTTTACATGAGGTTAAAGTTTCCCGAGGATTGGAGGTTTATCATAGTAATACCTGAAGGGCGCGGCTTGAGCGATGAGGAGGAGAATAGGGTTTTCGAAGCTGTCGAAACCATTCCCGAGTCGTTAATTCACGAAGCATCATACCACTTATTCGTTGAATTGATACCCTCAATCATCGAGGAAGATGTTGAAGGTTTCTCCGAGGGTTTAGAAAAGCTCCAGCTGGTTGTCGGGAAAATGTTCAGCAAGTATCAAGGAGGTGTTTTCTCGAAGCATTCTGAAAAAGTGGTTGACATTTTAAAGAAGCTGGGTGTTAGAGGGGTAGGCCAGTCCTCGTGGGGTCCCGCGGTCTACGGGGTAATCCCTCCTGGTGGAAACCCCTACGAGATAAGAAACCTTGTCTCCATCATGGTGAGCGGTGATGTTTTAATAGTTGAGCCAGATAACTCCGGCGCACTCTTAACCATTACAAAGCAATAG
- a CDS encoding DUF1464 family protein yields the protein MRVLGIDPGTKTMDLCLLDNGEVVGEASIETSKVASNPETVLEEISELKPFDVVVVPSGYGVEPLDLERVPRDLLEEWYYTFVLATTREEIREGFEKGIIGAKIYYAMVRLVEKLYELEAKKILIPGVINLPTVPLHRKINKIDMGTADKLAVAVLGIHEVASALGVDYEHVNYIHVELGFGYNAVMGVEKGLIVDGIGGSFTPGPGFLTAGALDLEVAQSIGKLDKKDVFTTGCGPLTGVSTPEDMVEKSGSDWRSRICLEAFIEGVVKAVHQIMHSVKNPDLILLSGRVSRIPGIRLELEKRLGGISEVKAMKGLPGARSVKETAQGYSVVGDGLTGGVFKGLIIHVKVGEAVGSALDYVLIPAFFESRLGRNFLRLRGVGFRTQPLNTSWWSS from the coding sequence ATGAGGGTCTTGGGGATAGACCCTGGTACAAAAACCATGGATCTCTGTCTTCTCGACAACGGGGAAGTAGTGGGTGAAGCATCTATCGAAACCAGTAAGGTTGCTTCTAACCCTGAGACAGTCCTTGAAGAAATATCGGAACTTAAGCCTTTCGACGTCGTAGTCGTGCCCTCGGGGTATGGTGTTGAGCCATTGGATTTGGAACGGGTTCCGCGAGATCTACTGGAGGAATGGTATTATACGTTCGTCCTGGCTACGACGCGCGAGGAAATACGGGAGGGCTTTGAAAAAGGAATCATTGGCGCTAAAATATATTACGCCATGGTGAGGCTCGTAGAGAAACTATACGAGCTTGAGGCGAAAAAGATACTGATTCCAGGGGTTATTAACCTACCCACAGTTCCGCTTCACCGCAAGATTAATAAAATAGATATGGGTACTGCTGACAAGCTTGCGGTAGCTGTTTTAGGGATTCATGAAGTAGCGAGTGCTTTGGGCGTCGACTACGAGCATGTTAATTACATACATGTCGAGCTCGGATTCGGATATAATGCGGTGATGGGGGTTGAAAAAGGCTTAATCGTTGATGGTATTGGAGGCTCATTCACGCCGGGGCCAGGGTTCCTGACGGCTGGGGCGTTAGACTTAGAGGTTGCCCAGTCAATTGGAAAACTCGATAAGAAAGATGTTTTCACAACAGGATGCGGCCCATTGACAGGAGTGTCTACTCCTGAAGACATGGTAGAGAAGTCCGGTAGCGACTGGAGAAGCAGGATATGCCTTGAGGCTTTTATTGAGGGGGTTGTTAAAGCTGTTCACCAGATAATGCACAGTGTTAAGAACCCTGATTTAATCCTGCTCTCAGGGAGGGTTTCGAGAATCCCTGGAATCAGGCTTGAATTGGAGAAGAGATTGGGAGGAATTAGCGAAGTAAAGGCTATGAAGGGATTACCAGGGGCTAGAAGCGTCAAGGAAACGGCTCAAGGATATTCCGTAGTCGGGGATGGCTTAACAGGTGGGGTGTTCAAAGGCCTTATCATCCATGTAAAAGTAGGTGAAGCTGTGGGAAGCGCCTTAGACTATGTCTTAATTCCCGCCTTCTTTGAAAGCAGGCTGGGCAGGAATTTCCTCCGGCTCAGGGGAGTAGGGTTTAGGACCCAGCCCTTGAACACTTCATGGTGGAGTTCTTGA
- a CDS encoding DUF447 domain-containing protein, with amino-acid sequence MKIREKVWYEGIVSVLAGEQPYFTPLGFQIVNGVVKLKVYSSAKTSSLLTIYPEAVLNITDDPYLFFLSTFKEQTGGIPKDEVEFINGYPVLRKAYGYIMMKRRKFSPQGEVLLFDYNIEKIMDNPLYCDNIEPYSRCRAFLIEMIIYASKIRDVSIKEGAGDLLNRFEKSLDYSYEIVIKTCMDQAELGIANKLKEMVSGWLRK; translated from the coding sequence TTGAAGATTAGGGAAAAGGTGTGGTATGAAGGCATTGTAAGCGTTTTAGCTGGTGAGCAACCCTATTTCACCCCGCTCGGCTTTCAAATAGTCAACGGGGTTGTCAAGCTAAAAGTGTATAGTTCTGCGAAAACCTCCTCGCTGTTAACCATATACCCTGAAGCCGTTCTGAACATCACAGACGACCCATATCTATTCTTTCTATCAACATTCAAGGAGCAGACAGGCGGCATTCCTAAAGATGAAGTGGAATTCATAAATGGCTACCCCGTGTTAAGAAAGGCCTATGGCTACATAATGATGAAGAGGAGAAAGTTCTCACCACAGGGTGAAGTGCTTCTTTTTGACTACAACATTGAGAAAATCATGGATAATCCTTTGTACTGTGATAATATTGAGCCTTATTCGAGGTGCAGGGCGTTTCTTATAGAAATGATAATCTATGCATCGAAGATCCGAGACGTATCAATCAAGGAAGGAGCCGGAGACCTTCTGAACCGTTTCGAGAAATCGCTCGACTATTCATATGAAATAGTAATTAAAACATGTATGGATCAGGCTGAATTAGGGATTGCGAACAAGTTGAAGGAGATGGTTTCAGGTTGGCTGAGGAAATAA